One genomic segment of Falco biarmicus isolate bFalBia1 chromosome 15, bFalBia1.pri, whole genome shotgun sequence includes these proteins:
- the LOC130159410 gene encoding cytochrome b-c1 complex subunit Rieske, mitochondrial, producing the protein MLSVAARSGPFAPYLSAAAHAVPGPLKPLAPAAARRAEKVPLDLKRPLLCRESMSGRAARGGLVAGASLNAPASVRCIHNDVVVPDFSAYRRQDVLDATVSSQGSSEARKGFSYLLTATTCVATAYAAKNAVTQFISSLSASADVLALSKIEIKLSDIPEGKNMAFKWRGKPLFVRHRTQAEINQEAEVDLSKLRDPQHDLDRVKKPEWVILVGVCTHLGCVPIANSGDFGGYYCPCHGSHYDASGRIRKGPAPYNLEVPSYQFLGDDVVVVG; encoded by the exons atgttGTCCGTGGCCGCCCGCTCCGGGCCCTTCGCGCCCTACCTGTCGGCCGCGGCGCACGCCGTGCCCGGCCCGCTGAAGCCGCTGGCGCCGGCCGCGGCGCGCCGGGCCGAGAAGGTGCCGCTGGACCTGAAGCGGCCCTTGCTCTGCCGGGAGTCCATGAGCGGccgcgcggcgcgggggggcctCGTCGCCGGCGCCAGTCTCAACG cacCTGCCAGTGTTCGTTGCATCCATAATGATGTCGTGGTACCTGACTTCTCTGCCTATCGTCGTCAAGATGTGCTAGACGCCACCGTATCTTCTCAAGGCAGCAGTGAAGCTAGAAAAGGGTTTTCATACCTCTTGACTGCAACAACATGTGTAGCAACTGCATATGCTGCTAAAAATGCTGTCACCCAGTTTATTTCCAGCCTGAGTGCCTCTGCTGATGTGCTAGCGTTGTCAAAGATTGAGATCAAGTTATCTGACATTCCAGAAGGCAAGAACATGGCTTTCAAGTGGAGAGGGAAGCCCCTTTTTGTGCGTCACAGAACCCAGGCAGAGATTAATCAGGAAGCTGAAGTTGATTTGTCTAAACTGAGGGATCCGCAGCATGACTTAGACAGAGTAAAGAAACCAGAGTGGGTCATACTGGTGGGTGTCTGCACTCATCTTGGTTGTGTGCCCATTGCTAACTCTGGAGATTTTGGCGGTTATTACTGCCCTTGTCATGGGTCCCATTATGATGCCTCTGGCAGAATCAGGAAAGGTCCTGCTCCCTATAACCTTGAGGTTCCGAGTTACCAGTTTCTTGGTGATGATGTTGTGGTTGTTGGCTGA